A section of the Anabaena cylindrica PCC 7122 genome encodes:
- a CDS encoding valine--tRNA ligase gives MTATIPNLPSLYEPFSTEAKWQKFWEENQVYKADPDHKGEPYCIVIPPPNVTGSLHMGHAFESALIDTLVRYHRMKGRNTLWLPGTDHASIAVQTILEKQLKAEGKTRYDLGREKFLERAWQWKAESGGTIVNQLRRLGVSVDWTRERFTLDEGLSKAVLEAFIRLYDEKLIYRGNYLVNWCPASQSAVSDLEVEPKEVNGNLWHFRYPLSDGSGFVEVATTRPETMLGDTAVAVNPEDERYKHLIGKTLTLPIMNREIPIIGDELVDPTFGTGCVKVTPAHDLNDFEMGKRHDLPFINIMNKDGTLNENAGEFQGQDRFVARKNVVSRLEADGVLVKIEDYKHTVPYSDRGKVPVEPLLSTQWFVNIRPLADKTLEFLDNQNSPDFVPQRWTKVYRDWLVNLRDWCISRQLWWGHQIPAWYAVSETGGQITDSTPHFVARNEAEAWEKAKSQFGENVQLEQDPDVLDTWFSSGLWPFSTLGWPEQTPDLTTYYPNATLVTGFDIIFFWVARMTMMAGHFTGQMPFKTVYIHGLVRDENNKKMSKSANNGIDPLLLIDKYGTDALRYTLIKEVAGAGQDIRLEYDRKKDESISVEASRNFANKLWNAARFVMMNLDGQTPAQLGKPEPTELSDKWIISRYHQVVKQTTNYIDNYGLGEAAKGLYEFIWGDFCDWYIELVKSRLQKDADPPSRKVAQQILAYILEGILKLLHPLMPHITEEIWQTLTQQPAENPQIIALQPYPETDEKLIDQALEEQFELLINTIRTIRNLRAEADIKPGVKVAANLQSENANERFILNAGQSYIQDLAKVETLTITDKTTTDEQKSQPVVTKSAFKGLKTIGLIIVGLVLLRVAIIVGNASLRLPIFGAFFETVGLGYTGWFIVYNILNAESRQKLFANLPKTDTQDLPQPESTQIEESDNSISGVVGTVQVVIPLKGVVDIEALRAKLEKSISKAEAEATSLRARLSNSKFVDKAPADVVQGVRDALTEAEKQAEILRVRLQALP, from the coding sequence ATGACCGCAACTATTCCCAATCTCCCCAGTCTGTACGAACCTTTCTCCACAGAAGCCAAATGGCAAAAATTCTGGGAAGAAAACCAAGTTTACAAAGCTGACCCTGACCACAAAGGCGAACCCTACTGTATCGTCATTCCTCCCCCAAACGTGACCGGCAGTTTGCATATGGGTCACGCCTTTGAAAGTGCGTTGATTGATACCCTCGTGCGCTACCATCGCATGAAAGGACGTAATACCCTCTGGCTACCCGGAACTGACCACGCGAGTATTGCTGTACAAACAATTCTGGAAAAGCAACTTAAGGCTGAAGGTAAAACTCGCTATGATTTGGGACGGGAAAAATTCCTAGAACGCGCTTGGCAATGGAAAGCGGAATCTGGGGGTACAATTGTTAATCAGCTGCGCCGTTTGGGTGTTTCGGTGGACTGGACACGGGAACGCTTCACTTTAGATGAAGGTTTATCGAAAGCTGTTTTAGAAGCATTTATTCGTTTGTATGATGAAAAGTTAATTTATCGCGGTAATTATTTGGTGAATTGGTGTCCTGCTTCTCAGTCTGCGGTGTCTGATTTAGAAGTAGAACCAAAAGAGGTAAATGGTAATCTTTGGCACTTTCGCTATCCCTTGAGTGATGGTTCTGGTTTTGTAGAAGTGGCAACAACTCGACCAGAGACGATGTTGGGTGATACAGCAGTTGCGGTGAATCCCGAAGATGAAAGGTATAAACATTTAATTGGTAAAACCCTGACTTTGCCAATTATGAACCGGGAAATCCCCATTATTGGTGATGAGTTGGTTGACCCTACTTTCGGTACGGGTTGCGTGAAAGTGACTCCAGCCCATGACCTCAATGATTTTGAAATGGGTAAACGTCATGATTTGCCGTTTATCAATATTATGAATAAAGACGGTACTCTGAACGAAAATGCTGGGGAGTTTCAAGGTCAAGACCGCTTTGTGGCTAGGAAAAATGTTGTTTCTCGCCTAGAAGCAGATGGGGTTCTGGTGAAGATAGAAGATTATAAACATACAGTACCTTATAGCGATCGCGGAAAAGTACCTGTTGAACCTCTCCTTTCTACCCAGTGGTTTGTTAATATTCGCCCCCTTGCTGACAAAACTCTCGAATTTTTAGATAATCAAAATTCCCCTGATTTCGTTCCCCAACGCTGGACAAAAGTTTATCGTGACTGGTTGGTAAATCTGCGCGACTGGTGTATTTCTCGTCAACTATGGTGGGGTCATCAAATCCCTGCTTGGTATGCTGTCAGCGAAACCGGCGGACAAATCACCGACTCAACACCCCATTTTGTAGCGCGCAATGAAGCTGAAGCTTGGGAAAAAGCCAAATCACAATTTGGAGAAAATGTCCAATTAGAACAAGACCCCGACGTTTTAGATACTTGGTTTTCTTCTGGTTTATGGCCATTTTCAACTTTAGGCTGGCCAGAACAAACCCCAGATTTAACAACTTATTATCCCAACGCCACCTTAGTTACAGGTTTTGATATCATCTTTTTCTGGGTTGCGAGAATGACGATGATGGCGGGACATTTCACCGGACAAATGCCATTTAAAACTGTTTATATTCACGGCTTGGTTAGGGATGAAAATAATAAGAAAATGTCGAAATCGGCAAATAATGGTATTGATCCATTATTGCTAATTGATAAATATGGTACTGATGCCCTTCGTTATACCTTAATTAAAGAAGTAGCGGGTGCTGGTCAAGATATTCGTTTAGAATATGACCGCAAAAAAGATGAATCCATATCTGTAGAAGCATCTCGAAATTTTGCCAATAAGTTGTGGAATGCTGCCAGATTTGTAATGATGAATTTGGATGGGCAAACTCCAGCCCAATTGGGTAAACCTGAACCGACAGAACTCAGTGATAAATGGATTATTTCCCGTTATCATCAAGTAGTTAAACAAACCACTAATTATATCGACAATTACGGTTTAGGGGAAGCAGCAAAAGGACTTTATGAGTTTATTTGGGGTGATTTTTGCGATTGGTATATTGAATTAGTAAAATCTCGCCTCCAAAAAGATGCAGATCCCCCATCTCGCAAAGTTGCCCAGCAAATTCTTGCCTATATTTTAGAAGGAATTTTAAAACTACTTCATCCCTTGATGCCTCATATTACTGAGGAAATTTGGCAAACTCTGACTCAGCAACCAGCAGAAAATCCACAAATTATCGCCTTGCAGCCCTATCCTGAAACGGATGAAAAATTAATTGACCAAGCTTTAGAAGAACAGTTTGAATTGTTAATTAATACTATTCGCACAATTCGCAATTTACGAGCGGAAGCTGACATTAAACCTGGGGTAAAAGTCGCGGCTAATTTGCAAAGTGAAAATGCCAATGAGCGATTCATTCTCAACGCTGGCCAATCTTATATTCAAGATTTGGCAAAGGTGGAAACTTTAACTATTACTGACAAAACAACTACTGACGAACAAAAAAGCCAACCTGTTGTCACTAAATCAGCTTTTAAGGGTTTAAAAACTATTGGCTTAATTATTGTCGGACTTGTCTTGTTAAGAGTTGCTATTATTGTCGGGAATGCTTCACTGCGTCTTCCCATTTTTGGCGCTTTCTTTGAAACAGTTGGTCTTGGTTATACTGGTTGGTTTATTGTCTACAATATACTCAATGCTGAAAGCAGACAAAAGTTATTTGCAAATTTGCCCAAAACTGATACCCAAGACCTACCACAACCAGAATCTACCCAAATCGAAGAATCAGACAATTCTATTTCTGGTGTTGTCGGTACTGTTCAAGTCGTAATTCCCTTAAAAGGTGTAGTAGATATTGAGGCTCTCCGTGCCAAACTAGAGAAAAGTATCAGCAAAGCCGAAGCTGAAGCTACATCCCTACGTGCTAGACTGAGTAATTCTAAGTTTGTGGATAAAGCTCCCGCAGATGTAGTTCAAGGTGTGCGTGATGCTTTAACAGAGGCTGAGAAACAAGCGGAAATTTTGCGCGTTCGCCTTCAGGCGTTGCCGTAG
- a CDS encoding helix-turn-helix domain-containing protein, whose translation MIKTSDKALSYINLLQTFPPRPIKSDEELLATQNVIDSLLDNTPLTPDEQDYLDLLGTLVYEYEQTKEPVPDIHGIELLKALMEEYGLYQQDLIPVFKTESMVSDILTEKSQLTVSHIQELAEFFHLSSAVFLPLPTQN comes from the coding sequence ATGATTAAGACTTCTGATAAAGCTCTAAGCTACATTAATTTATTACAAACTTTTCCTCCTAGACCTATTAAATCTGATGAGGAACTACTTGCTACTCAAAATGTAATTGATTCTCTGTTAGACAATACTCCATTAACACCAGATGAGCAGGACTATCTTGATTTATTAGGTACTTTAGTTTACGAATACGAGCAAACAAAAGAGCCTGTTCCTGATATTCATGGAATAGAGTTACTCAAAGCTCTTATGGAAGAATATGGGTTGTATCAACAGGATTTGATTCCTGTATTTAAGACAGAATCTATGGTGTCAGATATTTTAACAGAAAAAAGCCAACTAACTGTTAGTCACATCCAAGAGTTAGCAGAGTTTTTCCATCTTTCATCTGCTGTTTTTTTACCGCTACCTACTCAAAATTGA
- the hemB gene encoding porphobilinogen synthase, which translates to MFPTHRPRRLRTHPQLRRMVRETVLTTNDLIYPLFAVPGESVAKEVKSMPGVYQLSVDKIVEEAKEVYDLGIPAIILFGIPADKDVDATGAWHDCGIVQKAATAVKEAVPDLIVMADTCLCEYTNHGHCGYLQVGDLTGRVLNDPTLELLKKTAVSQAKAGADIIAPSGMMDGFVQAIRAGLDEAGFEDIPIMSYAAKYASAYYGPFRDAADSTPQFGDRRTYQMDPGNAREAIKEIELDIAEGADMLMVKPALAYMDIIWRVKEASNLPVAAYNVSGEYAMVKAAALNGWIDEQRVVMETLTGFKRAGADLILTYHAKDAARWL; encoded by the coding sequence ATGTTTCCTACACATCGCCCCCGCCGTTTACGTACTCATCCACAATTGCGTCGAATGGTGCGTGAAACCGTTTTAACAACTAATGATTTGATTTATCCACTGTTTGCTGTTCCAGGCGAAAGTGTTGCTAAAGAAGTAAAATCTATGCCTGGTGTTTACCAACTTTCGGTAGATAAAATTGTTGAAGAGGCAAAGGAAGTTTATGATTTAGGTATTCCTGCTATTATCTTATTTGGAATTCCGGCAGATAAAGATGTAGATGCTACAGGTGCTTGGCATGATTGTGGTATTGTCCAAAAAGCAGCAACCGCCGTTAAAGAAGCAGTTCCTGATTTAATTGTCATGGCTGATACTTGTTTGTGTGAATATACAAATCATGGTCATTGTGGTTATTTACAAGTTGGTGATTTGACAGGACGAGTTTTAAATGATCCAACTTTGGAATTATTGAAGAAAACAGCAGTTTCTCAAGCAAAAGCCGGCGCTGATATTATCGCACCTTCGGGAATGATGGATGGTTTTGTCCAAGCAATTCGTGCGGGTTTAGATGAAGCGGGATTTGAAGATATCCCGATTATGTCTTATGCTGCTAAATATGCTTCTGCTTATTATGGGCCGTTTAGAGATGCAGCAGATTCTACACCTCAGTTTGGAGATAGACGCACTTACCAAATGGACCCTGGTAACGCCCGTGAAGCGATAAAAGAAATTGAGTTGGATATTGCTGAAGGCGCTGATATGCTGATGGTGAAGCCAGCTTTGGCATATATGGATATTATCTGGCGTGTGAAGGAAGCTAGTAATTTACCTGTTGCTGCTTACAATGTTTCTGGTGAGTATGCGATGGTGAAGGCTGCGGCTTTAAATGGTTGGATTGATGAACAGCGCGTTGTGATGGAAACTTTGACTGGGTTTAAACGGGCTGGTGCTGATTTGATTTTGACTTACCACGCTAAAGATGCGGCTCGGTGGTTGTAA
- a CDS encoding DUF4870 domain-containing protein, producing the protein MYDSDKRKLLSALCHGAIFFSTAIVSVGLPIAILFVSDDPVVKDNAKESINFHFNVWFYGAILGALFFLTGWLVLPLIILLPLAGLGYIIHWGLTIWALIGVFSNPDQPCRYPFIFRFL; encoded by the coding sequence ATGTACGACAGCGATAAACGTAAACTATTATCAGCTTTATGTCACGGGGCCATTTTTTTCAGCACCGCAATAGTATCTGTTGGTTTACCTATAGCCATATTATTTGTATCCGATGATCCTGTCGTTAAAGACAATGCGAAGGAATCAATCAATTTCCACTTTAACGTTTGGTTCTACGGTGCAATTCTGGGAGCTTTGTTTTTTCTAACTGGTTGGTTAGTTTTACCACTAATTATTTTGTTACCACTCGCCGGTTTAGGATATATCATCCACTGGGGACTAACAATCTGGGCGCTAATTGGTGTTTTTAGCAATCCTGATCAACCTTGCCGTTATCCGTTTATTTTCCGATTTCTTTAG